The genomic segment AAGAGCGGCACGCTCACCTACCAGATGATGTACGAGCTGCGGGACATCGGCTTCTCGACCTGCGTCGGGATCGGCGGTGACCCGATCATCGGAACCACCCACATCGACGCCCTGGCCGCCTTCCAGGACGACCCGGAGACCGACGCGATCGTGATGATCGGCGAGATCGGCGGCGACGCCGAGGAGCGGGCGGCCGAGTTCATCAAGTCCAACGTGACAAAGCCGGTGGTCGGCTACATCGCCGGCTTCACCGCGCCGGCCGGCAAGACGATGGGGCACGCCGGTGCCATCATCTCCGGCTCGTCCGGCACCGCCGACGCCAAGCAGGCCGCCCTGGAAGCGGTCGGCGTCCGGGTCGGCAAGACGCCCAGCGAGACCGCCCGGCTGATGCGCGACATCATGTCCGGCGGCTGATCGACGGGGAATCCCGGTGGTGTCGGACCCCTACCGGCCGCTCCGGCGTGCCACAGTAGGTACCGATGCCAGCCAGCACCCCTGACCAGTCCCGCCAGCCGACCCGACCGGCCCCGCGGCCGACCGGGTCGGCGCGGGCCGGGTCGGCGCGGCCCGGCGGTGGCCGGGCACCGCTCGCCGTCGCCGCGGCCGTCGCCGCCGGCTGGGCGGCCATCCTCTCCTACCTGCCGGTCGCGGCCGTGATGGGCCTGGCCCAGCTCGCCGAGGACGCCGGCACGATCGGCGGTGCCGCCCGGGTCGGGCTGGCCGGCTGGCTGCTCGGCCACGGCGTACCCCTGGAGACCAGCGCCGGCCGGTTCGGGCTCGTACCGCTGGCCCTCGGTGCGATCGCCGCCTGGCGGCTCAGCCGGGCCGGAGTGCACGCCAGCCGCGCGATCGGCGCCCGGGGCGGGGGCACGCCGGCGCAGGCCCTCTCCGCCGCCGGCGCGGTCGGCCTCTGGTACGGCCTGCTCGGGCTGCTCGCGGCCGGCATCCTGTCCAGCGGGGGAACCTCGGTCTCCGGGTTCCGCGCAGCCCTCACCCTGACCGGCTTCGGCGCGCTGGCCGCTCTGGTCGGCGCGCTGCGGACCACCGGCGCGCTGGGCGGGCTGGCCCGGCGAACCCCGGCGGTGCTGCGGGACGGGCTGCGTACCGGGATGGTCGCCGCGCTGCTGCTGCTCGGCGCCGGCGCCGGCGCCGCCGGACTCGCCATGGCCACCGGGGGCGGGGCGGCCAGCGACATGATCGGCGCCTACCGCACCGGAGTGCCCGGCCAGGCCGGCATCACCCTGGTCAGCCTCGCCTACGCGCCGAACGCCGCCGTCTGGTCGGCCAGCTACCTGCTCGGTCCCGGCTTCGCCGTCGGCACCGACACCGTCGTCCGCACCAGCGAGGTCTCGATCGGCGCGCTGCCGACCGTACCGTTGCTGGCCGGACTGCCACACGGCCCCGCCGGCCCGGTCGGGGCCGGCCTGCTCGCGGTGCCGGTGCTGGCCGGGATGACCGCCGGCTGGCTGCTCGCCCGGCGGCTGATGCGCTCGGCCGGCGAACGGGCCCCGATCGGCTGGCGCGGGCTGCTCGGCGCGGCCGCGGTCAGCGGCCCGGTGGCCGGAGGAGTGCTCGGGCTGGCCGCCAGCGCCTCCGGTGGCCCCCTCGGTGGCGGCCGGCTGGCCGAGATCGGACCGGTCGGCTGGCAGGTCGCGGCCGTCGCGACCGCCGTGCTGGCGGTCGGGGCGATGGTCGGCGCCGCCGGCAACCGCGCCCTCGCCACCCGCTGACCTGGAATGCGGCGGCGGGGCACCCCGGCCGCTGCCGGAGTGCCCCGCCCGCTGCTACCGACCGGCCAGGCCGGTCACGGTGTCGAGCCGTTCGGTTCTCAGACGCCGCTGCTGGCGCTCATCACCGTGCTGATGATGCAGCACAGGATGCCGATGCCCCAGAGAACCAGACCGATGATGAGGGCCAGCTTCGACCACTTCTTGGACTCGGCCGCGGCGGCCTGCGCCCCGGCGTAGTCGCCCTGCTGGAGCAGCGGGTTCACCTTGGAGGCGTTGATGATGGCCGGGATGGCGAGCGGCCAGCACAGGAAGATGGCGACGATGGACATCGTCATGTTGTTGTCGACCTGCTGCGGCGGCTGCGACTGGTAACCAGGCTGCATTGGTGTTGAACTCCTTGATTGGGCACTCTGCGTGCGGCTAACGTTCCGGGACCGGGGCTGGCGACCACCGGTCGGAGCGACCGGCAGCGTACCGAATTCGCACCACGTTGGCTTGCCCGTGCCGGTCACGCTTCGGCCGCGGGCGCCCCCGCGAGGCCCCGCCGACCAGGCCGATAGGGTGCTCTACGTGACCGAGCCCGCCTCCGCCGCCCGACTGCTCGTGCTCATCTCCGGCTCCGGAAGCAACCTGCAGGCGCTGCTCGACGCGTGCGCCGACCCCGGGTACGGCGCGCGGGTGGTCGCGGTCGGCGCCGACCGGGACGGCATCGCCGGCCTGGACCGGGCCGCGGCGGCCTCGGTGCCGACCTTCGTGGCGCCGGTGCGTGCCTACCCGAGCCGCGCGGAGTGGGACGTCGCGCTCACCGCGCTGGTCGCGGAGCACAAGCCGGACCTGGTGATCTCGGCCGGCTTCCTCAAGCTGGTCGGCCCACACTTCCTCGCCGCCTTCGGCGACCGATACCTCAACACGCACAACGCGCTGCTGCCGGCGTTCCCCGGTATGCACGGCCCGCGTGACGCCCTGGCGTACGGGGTCAAGCTGGCCGGCGCCACCCTCTTCTTCGTCGACGCGGGCGTCGACACCGGCCCGATCATCGCCCAGGTGGCGGTCCCGGTGCTCGACGACGACGACGAGGAAACCCTCACCGAACGGATCAAGCAGGCCGAGCGCCGCCAGCTCGTCGAGCAGGTCGGCCGGCTGGTCCGCGAAGGCTGGACGATCACCGGAAGAAAGGTCACCATCCCGTGAGCGAGAGCGGCTCCGCCTCCGACGCCCGGCGCCCGATCCGGCGCGCCCTGATCAGCGTGTACGACAAGACCGGGCTGGTCGACCTGGCCCGGACGCTGCACGCCGCCGGCGTCGAGATCGTCTCCACCGGCAGCACGGCGTCGACGATCGAGGCGGCCGGTGTCCCGGTGACCGCGGTGGAGAAGCTGACCGGCTTCCCCGAGTGCCTGGACGGGCGGGTCAAGACCCTGCACCCGAAGGTGCACGCCGGACTCCTGGCCGACCTGCGGCTGGACGGCCACGCCCGGCAGCTCGACGAACTGGGGATCGAACCGTTCGACCTGCTGGTGTCGAACCTCTACCCGTTCCAGCAGACGGTGGCCTCCGGGGCCTCGGCCGACGAGTGCGTGGAGCAGATCGACATCGGCGGGCCGGCGATGGTCCGGGCCGCCGCGAAGAACCACCACTCGCTGGCGGTGGTGACCCAGGTCTCGGCGTACCCGCTGGTGGTGAACGCCCTGGCGGGTGGTGGCTTCACCCTCGGCCAGCGGCGGGCGCTGGCGGCCCGGGCGTTCGCCGACATCGCCGAGTACGACGTGGCGGTGGCCGACTGGTGTGCCCAGGAGTTGGCGCCGGCCGGCGAGTGGTGGCCGGAGTTCGCCGGGTTGGCGCTGCGGCGTGGTGCCACCCTGCGCTACGGCGAGAACCCGCACCAGCGGGCCGCGCTCTACCTGGACCCGGCGGCGCCGGCCGGGCTGGCCCAGGCCGAGCAGCTGCACGGCAAGGAGATGTCGTACAACAACTACGTCGACGCCGACGCGGCCTGGCGGGCGGCGAACGACTACGGCCCGGACCTGCCGGTGGTGGCGATCATCAAGCACGCGAACCCGTGTGGGATCGCCCTCGGCGCCGACGTGGCCGACGCGCACCGCAAGGCGCACGCCTGCGACCCGGTGTCGGCGTACGGCGGAGTGATCGCGGTCAACCAGCCGGTCACCGCGGAGCTGGCCCGGCAGGTCGCCGAGATCTTCACCGAGGTGGTGGTGGCGCCGGCGTTCACCGACGAGGCGATCGAGGTGTTGACCGGCAAGAAGAACATCCGGCTGCTGCGGGTGCCGGCCTGGCGGCCGGCGGCCGTCGAGTGGCGGCCGGTGACCGGCGGGGTGCTGGCCCAGACCGCCGACCGGGTGGACGCCCCCGGCGACGACCCGGCCGCCTGGCGGCTGGCCGCCGGTGACGCGGCGCCCCCCGAGGTGCTGCGCGACCTGGCGTTCGCCTGGCGGGCCATCCGGTCGGTGAAGAGCAACGCGATCCTGCTGGCCGCCGACGGCGCCACGGTCGGGGTCGGGATGGGCCAGGTGAACCGGGTGGACGCCGCCCAGCTGGCGGTTTCCCGGGCCGGCGCCGACCGGGCCCGGGGGGCGGTGGCCGCCTCGGACGCGTTCTTCCCGTTCGCCGACGGGCTGCGGGTGCTGCTCGACGCCGGGGTCCGGGCGGTGGTGCAGCCGGGCGGTTCGATCCGCGACGAGGAGGCCATCGCGGCCGCGAAGGAGGCCGGCGCCACCATGTACTTCACCGGCACCCGGCACTTCTTCCACTAGCCGCCCCACGAGTCAGCCAGGCCACACCCTTCGCCGGGGCCGGCGAGCCGGATCGCGGCGCGTGAGACCATCCGGGTGTGACGGCGACGATTCTTGATGGCAAGGCGACCGCGGCGGAGATCAAGGACGAGCTGCGGGCCCGGGTGAAGGCGCTCGCGGAACGCGGCGTCGTCCCGGGCCTGGGCACCGTCCTGGTCGGCGAGGACCCCGGCTCCCAGGCGTACGTGAACGGCAAACACCGCGACTGCGCGGAGGTGGGGATCGCCTCGATCCGCCGGGAGCTGCCCGCCGACGCGACCCAGCGCCAGGTGGACGAGGTGGTAGCCGAGCTGAACGCGGATCCGGCCTGCCACGGCTATCTCGTCCAGCTCCCGCTGCCGGCGCAGATCGACACCCAGCGGGTGCTGGAGTCGATCGACCCGGACAAGGATGCCGACGGCCTGCACCCGGTCAACCTGGGCCGGCTGGTGCTCGGCTACGACGGCCCGCTGCCCTGCACCCCGCGCGGGGTGGTCGAGCTGCTGCGCCGGCACGAGGTGCCGTTGCGCGGGGCGAACGTCGCGGTGGTCGGCCGGGGCAACACGGTCGGCCGCCCGCTCGGGCTGCTGCTGACCCGGCGGAGCGAGAACGCCACCGTGACGCTCTGCCACACCGGCACCCTCGACCTCGCCGCGCACACCCGGTCCGCCGACATCGTCATCGTCGCGGCCGGCGTACCCGGGCTGCTCACGGCCGACATGGTGCGGCCCGGCGCGGTCGTGGTGGACGTCGGGATCACCCGAGTGATCGGCTCGGACGGCAAGGGCCGTTACACCGGCGACGTGGACCCCGAGGTCGCCGGGGTGGCCGGCGCCCTGGTCCCGATGCCGGGCGGGGTGGGCCCGATGACCCGGGCGATGCTGCTCACGAACGTGGTGGAGCGGGCCGAGCGCGGGTGAGTGATCCGGTCAACCGGCACCGCCCCTGGCCCGATCGGTGGAAACATGGCTGATACGGTCCGGAAAAACCCTTCTGGTATCAGAGAGTGGGATGACCATGGGTAAGAAGGTCACTGTCGTCGGCGCCGGTTTCTACGGATCGACGACCGCGCAGCGCCTCGCCGAGTACGACATCTTCGACACGGTCGTGATCACCGACATCGTGGACGGCAAGCCGGAAGGGTTGGCGCTCGACATCAACCAGTCCCGGCCGATCGAGGGCTTCGAGACCCTGGTGGTCGGCAAGACCACCGGCGCCGACGGCGCGGGTTACGAGGTGATCGCCGGGTCCGACGTCGTGGTGATCACCGCGGGGCTGCCCCGCAAGCCCGGCATGAGCCGGATGGACCTGCTGGAGACGAACGCGAAGATCGTCCGTCAGGTCTCCGAGCAGGTCGCCCGGCACGCGCCGGACGCCGTGGTGATCGTGGTCTCCAACCCGCTCGACGAGATGACCGCGATGGCGCAGCTGGCCACCGGCTTCCCCCGCAACCGGGTGCTCGGCCAGGCCGGCATGCTGGACACCGCCCGGTTCAGCCACTTCGTCGCCGAGGCGCTCTCGGTGCCGGTCGGCACCGTCAGGACGCTCACCCTCGGCTCACACGGCGACACCATGGTGCCGGTGCCGTCGCGCAGCACGGTGAACGGCAAGCCGCTGCGCGAGGTCATGCCGGCCGAGCAGATCGAGGAGCTCGTGGTCCGGACCCGCAACGGCGGTGCCGAGGTGGTGGCGCTGCTCAAGACCGGTTCGGCGTACTACGCCCCGTCGGCCGCCGCCGCGCGGATGGCCCGGGCGGTCGCGCAGGACTCCGGCGAGGTGATGCCGGTCTGCGCCTGGGTCGACGGCGACTACGGCATCTCCGGGGTCTACCTCGGCGTCGAGGCGGAGCTGGGGGCGCAGGGGGTACGCCGGATCGTCCAGACCGAGCTGGACGCCGACGAGCTGACCGCGTTGAAGGCGGCGGCCGAGGCGGTCCGCGCCAAGCAGGGTGACGTGGCGGACCTCTGACCCGTTCACCGGTACGGCGATCCGGGGCCCGGCGGTCGACGCCGGGCCCCGCCGCGCCTTTCGGGCCGGGCGAGCGGCCCGGGCGCCCCTGCAGTACGCTCGTACTGCTTGAGTCTGTCCCCTGAGAGGAGCGCCCGGCCGATGGCGAAGATCAAGGTGACCAACCCGGTCGTCGAACTCGACGGCGACGAGATGACCCGGATCATCTGGAAGCAGATCCGGGAGCAGCTGATCCTGCCCTACCTCGACGTCGACCTGCATTACTACGACCTGTCGATCCAGTACCGCGACTCCACCGACGACCAGGTGACCGTCGACGCGGCCAACGCCATCAAGCAGCACGGGGTCGGCGTGAAGTGCGCCACCATCACCCCCGACGAGGCCCGGGTCGCCGAGTTCGACCTGAAGAAGATGTGGCGCTCGCCGAACGGCACCATCCGCAACATCCTCGGCGGCGTGGTCTTCCGCGAGCCGATCATCATGGCGAACGTACCCCGACTGGTCCCCGGCTGGACCAAGCCGATCATCATCGGCCGGCACGCACACGGCGACCAGTACAAGGCCACCGACTTCGTGGTGCCCGGCCCGGGCACGGTGACCATCACCTACACCCCGGCCGACGGCGGCGCCCCGATCGAGATGGAGGTCGCCAACTTCCCCGGCGGCGGCGTCACGATGGGGATGTACAACTTCGACGAGTCGATCCGGGACTTCGCCCGCGCGTCGATGCGGTACGGCCTCGACCGCGGCTACCCGGTCTACCTCTCCACCAAGAACACCATCCTCAAGGCGTACGACGGCCGGTTCAAGGACATCTTCGCGGAGGTCTTCGAGGCCGAGTTCAAGGCCGAGTTCGACGCCGCCGGCATCACCTACGAGCACCGGCTGATCGACGACATGGTGGCCGCCGCGCTCAAGTGGGAGGGCGGCTTCGTCTGGGCCTGCAAGAACTACGACGGTGACGTCCAGTCCGACACCGTCGCCCAGGGCTTCGGCTCGCTCGGCCTGATGACCTCGGTGCTGATGACCCCCGACGGCCGCACCGTCGAGGCGGAGGCCGCGCACGGCACGGTCACCCGGCACTACCGGCAGTGGCAGAAGGGTGAGAAGACCTCGACCAACCCGATCGCGTCGATCTTCGCGTGGACCCGGGGCCTGGCCCACCGGGGCAAGCTGGACGGCACCCCGGCGGTCACCGAGTTCGCCGACACTTTGGAGCAGGTCTGCATCGCCACCGTCGAGGACGGCCAGATGACCAAGGACCTCGCCCTGCTCATCTCGCGGGACGCCCCGTGGCTGACCACCGACGAGTTCATGAACGCCCTGGACGAGAACCTGGCCCGCCGGCTCGGCCGCTGACCGCCGTCACCGTACTCCGGTCGCGCTCGTTTAACCGGGTGGACGTGATGCCAGTCGCGTCCGAGGAGGACCAGCCCGGGTCGGGCCAGTCCGGCCGCGCGCCGGATTGACCGGTCCTCCCGGCTGTCTCGCACAGCCGGCCGTCCCTTCCCTGCGGGGGGCCCTGTCCCGGGCCCCCCGCGCCTTCCTTCTCCAGTCGCCCCCCGCTCAGCCGACCGGTTGGAAGCTGTCCCGGATCAGCGTCAGAAACGGCAGATTGGTACGCCAGTCGAACTCCGGGGTATGCCAGACCACCACGAAGGCGCGCTCCGGCGAGACCGGAAACAGCAGCTCAGCGGTGTGCAACGGCTGGCCCTCCGGCCCGGTCCACCGGAACTCCCACTCGGTGCCGGCGTACCGGTCCAGCGGTCGGCTGCCGATCGGGATGTAGTTGGTGACCCGGTCGTCGCCGAGCAGGTCCCGCTCCCGCACCGCCCAGTACGCCTCGGCGTCCCGGGCCGGCGGGGACGGGTCCACGATCAGCACCCGGGGCCCGAACGGCTCGTGGAAGCAGAGCACGTCGTTGCCGGTGAAGTACTCCCAGCCGACCGGGGCGGCCACCCGGAACCCGGCCGGGTCGGTGTGCCAGGTCCAGTCCGGTAGCAGCGTCGGGCCGTCCGGCGGTTCGACGGTGGCGGCCACCACCCGCCCGATCGGCGGTGGCGGTGGCCGACAGCCGAACGGCGGCGGCCCGACCGGCGGTGGTCCACCGTGTCCCGGCGGGCCACCCGGCCGACCGTCCGGCGCACCCGGCGGTCGGGGCGGGGGCACCCGCCCGGACGGCTCGGTCTGGACGGTCGTCCCGGCGGACGGCTCGCCGTCCCCGGGCAGCACCCCCTGCGCGGCCGCCAGGGTCAGGCCGAGGGTGACCACCAGCAGCACCGCCACCCCGACCGGCAGCAGATACCCACGCGCCGGCCGGCGGCCGCCCAGGGACCCCGAATCGTCAGACTTGACCGACACCGGTGCCGATGCCTCGCCCCCGGGCACCGATCCGGCTGGTCCGGCTGAGTCCGCCGATCCCGCTGGTTCGCCGGTGCTGGCCGGCCCGTCGGCCCGCCCGGCCAATGCCGTCGACCGGTGCGCTTCGAGCACCGACCGCAGCATCCGGTCCGCCTCGGCCGAGGTCAGCCGGTGGCCCGGGTCGCGGCGGAGCAGCCCGGCCAGCAGCGGGGCGAGCGGGCCGGCGTTCGGGGCCGGATCCGGTGGCGCGGTGGCGAGCGCGGCCAGGGTGGCGACCGGGTTGGAGCGGGCGTACGGCGAGCGTCCCTCGACGGCCGCGTACAGGCTGGCGCCCAGCGACCACAGATCACCCTCCGGTGTGGATATCCCGTCGGCGACCCGCTCCGGTGCCACGTACTGCGGCGAGCCCAGCACCATCCCGGGCCTGGTCAACCCGCCGTCACCGTCGAAGGTGGCCAGTCCGAAGTCGGTGAGCATCACCCGACCGTCGTCGGCGATCAGCACGTTGTGCGGCTTGACGTCGCGGTGCAGCACCCCCGCGCCGTGCGCCGCCCGCAACGCGTCGAGCAGAGCCAGCCCCAGTTCGGCGACCCGACGCGGCGGCATCGGGCCGTCGGACTCGATCACGTCGTGCAGTGAGCGGGACGGCACGTACTCCATCACGATCCACGGACTGCCGCCGTCGGTGACCACGTCGTAGATCCGTACCACGTTGGGGTGGGTGAGCCGGGCCGCGGTCCGGGCCTCCCGCATGGTCCGGTCCCGCAGGTGCTCCCGCTCGCTCTCGGCCAGCCAGCCGGGCGGCAGGATCTCCTTGACCGCCACGTCCCGGTGCAGCAACTCGTCCCGGGCCAACCAGACCTGCCCCATCCCGCCACTGCCGACCATCCGCAGCAGCCGGTACCGGCCGGCCACCAGAGTCTGCCGCACGATCAGTTGTCTCCGTTCGTCACCTGCGGTACACGATAGTCAGTCGATCAGTGAGGAACCCGCCGCCCGGAGCGCACCGACCCGGCTTTAAGGAACAGGTAAGGTGCGGCTGTCCGGGCCGGGTCAGCCGTCGGCCGTGGTGGCTCCCAGCAAAGGGGATGGTCGTGCGCGTCCTGGTGACCGGTGGGCTCGGCTTTCTGGGGTACGCGGTCACCCGCGAGCTGCTCGCCCAGGGGCACCGGGTCACCGTGCTGACCCGGCGACGGCCGGAGCGGCAGCGGGTCGACCCGCCGGCCGGGGTGGCGGTGCTCACCGCCGACCTGCGCGACCGCGGCGGCCTGGCCGACGTGGTGCGGCCGGGCCAGTTCGACGCCGTCTGCCACCTGGCGGCGCTGACCAGCGGCCGGGACTCGTTCGCCGACCCGCTGGACTACTTCGACGTCAACACGGCCGGCACGATCAACCTGCTCCGGGCGCTGGCCGGGCCGGCCGCCGACGGGGCCGGCCTGCCACCGGCCTTCGTCCTGGTCTCCACGAACATCGTGTACGGGTCCCGGCACCACGGCGCCCTCGCCGAGCACCTCGACCCGCACCCGGAGAGCCCGTACGCGGCCTCGAAACTGGCCGCCGAGCAGCTGGTGGCGGCGTACGCGGCGACCGGCGCGGTCGGCGCGGTGACGCTGCGGCCGTTCAACATCGCGGGCGCCGTGGCCGGGGTTGGCGACACCGATCCGGGGCGCATCATCCCGAACGTGTTCCGGGCCATGACCGGCCAGCTGCCGCACGTGACCCTCAACGGCGACGGCTCCGCCGTACGCGATTTCGTGCACGTCGCGGACGCCGCGGACGCGGTCTGCCTGGCGCTGGCGCGGTGCACGCCCGGCCGGCACGAGGTGTTCAACGTCGGCTCCGGGGTCGGGGTCAGCATGACCGACGTGGTGACCGCCGCCGAGCGGGTCACCGGCCGGATCGTCGGTGTGCGCCGGTTGCCGCCCCGGCCGGAGCCGCCCCGGCTGCTCGCCGACCCGACCCGGTCGCGGGATCTGCTCGGCTGGCAGCCGAAGCGGTCCGACCTGGAGCAGATCCTGGCCGACGCCTGGCGGGCCTGGGGCTGACCGGTCGGGCCACCGGGACCATGCTCCGGTCAGGTCACCCGGACCGGGCCCCGGTCAGGTCACCGAGATCTGGATGCCGATCAGCGCGGCGACCGACGACGTCCACCGGATGTTGAGCCGCACCTCGCCGTTCGCGGGGACGGTGACGGACACCGCGGTGGGGGAGGGCAGACACTCCACGGTTTGGCGGTCGGTCTCCCGCTCGCG from the Solwaraspora sp. WMMD1047 genome contains:
- a CDS encoding serine/threonine-protein kinase, encoding MRQTLVAGRYRLLRMVGSGGMGQVWLARDELLHRDVAVKEILPPGWLAESEREHLRDRTMREARTAARLTHPNVVRIYDVVTDGGSPWIVMEYVPSRSLHDVIESDGPMPPRRVAELGLALLDALRAAHGAGVLHRDVKPHNVLIADDGRVMLTDFGLATFDGDGGLTRPGMVLGSPQYVAPERVADGISTPEGDLWSLGASLYAAVEGRSPYARSNPVATLAALATAPPDPAPNAGPLAPLLAGLLRRDPGHRLTSAEADRMLRSVLEAHRSTALAGRADGPASTGEPAGSADSAGPAGSVPGGEASAPVSVKSDDSGSLGGRRPARGYLLPVGVAVLLVVTLGLTLAAAQGVLPGDGEPSAGTTVQTEPSGRVPPPRPPGAPDGRPGGPPGHGGPPPVGPPPFGCRPPPPPIGRVVAATVEPPDGPTLLPDWTWHTDPAGFRVAAPVGWEYFTGNDVLCFHEPFGPRVLIVDPSPPARDAEAYWAVRERDLLGDDRVTNYIPIGSRPLDRYAGTEWEFRWTGPEGQPLHTAELLFPVSPERAFVVVWHTPEFDWRTNLPFLTLIRDSFQPVG
- a CDS encoding bifunctional methylenetetrahydrofolate dehydrogenase/methenyltetrahydrofolate cyclohydrolase yields the protein MTATILDGKATAAEIKDELRARVKALAERGVVPGLGTVLVGEDPGSQAYVNGKHRDCAEVGIASIRRELPADATQRQVDEVVAELNADPACHGYLVQLPLPAQIDTQRVLESIDPDKDADGLHPVNLGRLVLGYDGPLPCTPRGVVELLRRHEVPLRGANVAVVGRGNTVGRPLGLLLTRRSENATVTLCHTGTLDLAAHTRSADIVIVAAGVPGLLTADMVRPGAVVVDVGITRVIGSDGKGRYTGDVDPEVAGVAGALVPMPGGVGPMTRAMLLTNVVERAERG
- a CDS encoding DUF6350 family protein — encoded protein: MPASTPDQSRQPTRPAPRPTGSARAGSARPGGGRAPLAVAAAVAAGWAAILSYLPVAAVMGLAQLAEDAGTIGGAARVGLAGWLLGHGVPLETSAGRFGLVPLALGAIAAWRLSRAGVHASRAIGARGGGTPAQALSAAGAVGLWYGLLGLLAAGILSSGGTSVSGFRAALTLTGFGALAALVGALRTTGALGGLARRTPAVLRDGLRTGMVAALLLLGAGAGAAGLAMATGGGAASDMIGAYRTGVPGQAGITLVSLAYAPNAAVWSASYLLGPGFAVGTDTVVRTSEVSIGALPTVPLLAGLPHGPAGPVGAGLLAVPVLAGMTAGWLLARRLMRSAGERAPIGWRGLLGAAAVSGPVAGGVLGLAASASGGPLGGGRLAEIGPVGWQVAAVATAVLAVGAMVGAAGNRALATR
- a CDS encoding NADP-dependent isocitrate dehydrogenase; protein product: MAKIKVTNPVVELDGDEMTRIIWKQIREQLILPYLDVDLHYYDLSIQYRDSTDDQVTVDAANAIKQHGVGVKCATITPDEARVAEFDLKKMWRSPNGTIRNILGGVVFREPIIMANVPRLVPGWTKPIIIGRHAHGDQYKATDFVVPGPGTVTITYTPADGGAPIEMEVANFPGGGVTMGMYNFDESIRDFARASMRYGLDRGYPVYLSTKNTILKAYDGRFKDIFAEVFEAEFKAEFDAAGITYEHRLIDDMVAAALKWEGGFVWACKNYDGDVQSDTVAQGFGSLGLMTSVLMTPDGRTVEAEAAHGTVTRHYRQWQKGEKTSTNPIASIFAWTRGLAHRGKLDGTPAVTEFADTLEQVCIATVEDGQMTKDLALLISRDAPWLTTDEFMNALDENLARRLGR
- a CDS encoding CD225/dispanin family protein; its protein translation is MQPGYQSQPPQQVDNNMTMSIVAIFLCWPLAIPAIINASKVNPLLQQGDYAGAQAAAAESKKWSKLALIIGLVLWGIGILCCIISTVMSASSGV
- the mdh gene encoding malate dehydrogenase, whose product is MGKKVTVVGAGFYGSTTAQRLAEYDIFDTVVITDIVDGKPEGLALDINQSRPIEGFETLVVGKTTGADGAGYEVIAGSDVVVITAGLPRKPGMSRMDLLETNAKIVRQVSEQVARHAPDAVVIVVSNPLDEMTAMAQLATGFPRNRVLGQAGMLDTARFSHFVAEALSVPVGTVRTLTLGSHGDTMVPVPSRSTVNGKPLREVMPAEQIEELVVRTRNGGAEVVALLKTGSAYYAPSAAAARMARAVAQDSGEVMPVCAWVDGDYGISGVYLGVEAELGAQGVRRIVQTELDADELTALKAAAEAVRAKQGDVADL
- the purN gene encoding phosphoribosylglycinamide formyltransferase, whose protein sequence is MTEPASAARLLVLISGSGSNLQALLDACADPGYGARVVAVGADRDGIAGLDRAAAASVPTFVAPVRAYPSRAEWDVALTALVAEHKPDLVISAGFLKLVGPHFLAAFGDRYLNTHNALLPAFPGMHGPRDALAYGVKLAGATLFFVDAGVDTGPIIAQVAVPVLDDDDEETLTERIKQAERRQLVEQVGRLVREGWTITGRKVTIP
- a CDS encoding NAD-dependent epimerase/dehydratase family protein, producing MRVLVTGGLGFLGYAVTRELLAQGHRVTVLTRRRPERQRVDPPAGVAVLTADLRDRGGLADVVRPGQFDAVCHLAALTSGRDSFADPLDYFDVNTAGTINLLRALAGPAADGAGLPPAFVLVSTNIVYGSRHHGALAEHLDPHPESPYAASKLAAEQLVAAYAATGAVGAVTLRPFNIAGAVAGVGDTDPGRIIPNVFRAMTGQLPHVTLNGDGSAVRDFVHVADAADAVCLALARCTPGRHEVFNVGSGVGVSMTDVVTAAERVTGRIVGVRRLPPRPEPPRLLADPTRSRDLLGWQPKRSDLEQILADAWRAWG
- the purH gene encoding bifunctional phosphoribosylaminoimidazolecarboxamide formyltransferase/IMP cyclohydrolase: MSESGSASDARRPIRRALISVYDKTGLVDLARTLHAAGVEIVSTGSTASTIEAAGVPVTAVEKLTGFPECLDGRVKTLHPKVHAGLLADLRLDGHARQLDELGIEPFDLLVSNLYPFQQTVASGASADECVEQIDIGGPAMVRAAAKNHHSLAVVTQVSAYPLVVNALAGGGFTLGQRRALAARAFADIAEYDVAVADWCAQELAPAGEWWPEFAGLALRRGATLRYGENPHQRAALYLDPAAPAGLAQAEQLHGKEMSYNNYVDADAAWRAANDYGPDLPVVAIIKHANPCGIALGADVADAHRKAHACDPVSAYGGVIAVNQPVTAELARQVAEIFTEVVVAPAFTDEAIEVLTGKKNIRLLRVPAWRPAAVEWRPVTGGVLAQTADRVDAPGDDPAAWRLAAGDAAPPEVLRDLAFAWRAIRSVKSNAILLAADGATVGVGMGQVNRVDAAQLAVSRAGADRARGAVAASDAFFPFADGLRVLLDAGVRAVVQPGGSIRDEEAIAAAKEAGATMYFTGTRHFFH